From the genome of Carassius gibelio isolate Cgi1373 ecotype wild population from Czech Republic chromosome A18, carGib1.2-hapl.c, whole genome shotgun sequence:
TTCCAAACCAGTTTAATTTGCTttcttctgtaaaataaaaaaagaagtaattCAACAGAATGTCCAAATGACCCCTTTCTTTACAATGCATGTGTGCAATGCTTTATAATGCATCTTTTCTGACAATCTTCTTTCATCTCATCTTATTTTATCTCATTTACATAATATGGCATTTCAAACCATACTTTATGTCACTGTTGCCATTCTACACATACATCACAATGCACCTAATTTGAATATGCTCATACTGAAATCTTCATAAAAGACATGAAAGTCATGGTGGCAGGAAACATTCTTAGTGAACCCTTAGTGTCCCTCACACAAAGGTACCATATACCATTGCATGGACTGCTATGGTACTGCTACttatattttatggttttatttcttGTCATTTTTGGAACTTGATCAGCTCAGATCACATACAGTATTCTAGACCCCAACTAGTCACCATTCTCTCGCATCTCCTACAAGCTATtgctccatccatccattctcatCACTTGTATTCATTCATTCTCAATCACTTGTATTCATCAACTGTAAGtcggtttggataaaagcatctgccaagttATGTatggaaaaaacagcatgaacatTCTGTAAACGGTCTTATTTGTGTCTCaaagaagaagaaagtcattACAGCTTTGTAATGATATCagggtgggtaaatgatgacagaattttcattatttggtaaagtatccctttaatgtattACTGGAACTGTCTTTCAGATCATACTGAAAACCATATGTTTTAAATCAGTAACTTTTCAGTATTCTCCCTAGATCTGTTGTAAAATTAGAATCGGAGCTAGAAAGTGTTGTAAAATTAGTTAAAAAGACGTTAGATTAGTTCAGCAATTACAGTACACCCTCTCATCAGCCCTTTAATTTCACCTCAGATTTAACATAATGACTGGCACTTACTGAGACAAATTActcaacatcacacacacacacacacacacacacacacaaagataaatTATGCAGTTGGAAGTCAatcagatgtttttacattttacatgttttCTTATAAATTACCCTCAAACCCAATATAGGACAAAACACTCTATGACCTTCAATTACATAAGATGAAATGCTAAAGATGAAAGCAGCAAGACTTACTGGAGTGAGTGTTAAAAAGGGTTGATCCTCAATCAGAAGAGGCGTGCACATTTCACAAAACTGCAGTTGAagtaataaatgcatatttgcccCTCACTATGAAGTAGAGTGTTTAAAATCAGTGTGCTTTAGGTTTAGAGAAGGCTGATGACAGGTCAGCTAGGTAAAAGAATGAGGATATATTACTAGCACCAGAACTCCACAGTAATAACACATTGTTAAGACATAGCAGACTGTGTTTAAATGAGGTCATTTCAGACAGTTATGGTAGAGGATACAAGGTCTCAATGGGTTATAGcagatattttgttttcatttgtttatccatttgtttttgtgaatcaCATGTGACGCATAGACAGATGGCTTCAGCCTGTATGTCAATGTTGGCTCTGTCaatctttatttgtcattttggAATCTCCGTCTGTCATCTTAATATTTATGAAATGTGCAAAAGACTGATCCTGGGAACACTGAGCCTCTCGCACAAGGGGATATATGCCACATCTAATTTGCACAGCTGACAGTGTTCACTTGATTAGTTGGCTGTAGATGTGTATAACATTTAGCATTTAACAGTCACTTACAGTTCAGGGCAGAAAAAGCCACATTTCTATATATATTGTCATTATTAATCTGttctaataaagaaacaaactcatctacatctttgatggcctcATGGTAACTGAATATagagtgaattttcatttttgggggaactatttaAAGGTTAGTTTATATTAggcatttaatgattttaaaaaagtaattgtgaTTGTAAACTGCTGACCTGCTAAATTCCCCAACAGATGTTCTTGTTTCACAACGTGACTATCACGGTGCCGGCCAATTTCACTCAGTGCACCACCCGAGGGAGCTTTGTCAAACACTGGCAGGAGACCATCTACAATATGTTTACTTTCACTTGCCTCTTCCTAATACCTCTGGCCATCATGATCTGCTGCTACACAAGGATTTTGGTGGAGATCTCTGGAAGGATGACCAAAGGAAACAGTAGGTGACATTTCATTTGAAAGAAGGCTAATTTTACACACTGTATCAATGAGTCCTTTCACATATGAATCAATGAGTTCAAAATGTTAAACATTGAAATCGTCATGTTttgattactaaaattaaaatgttgatgTATTCTGATTCAGGGTTTTGCCAAATTGGGGTTTGCACCAAtattctgccaaaataaaagcttctgAATTAAAATTTCTGAAAGTGAAGAATTTAAGGCATGCATATTAGTATTGTAACTTTCTAATTATTGAAtctatttgtttacctgcatacTTGCATGTCATGTTATTAACCAACAGTCTGAAGTCTGAATCAGCGAGTCGTTAACTGCTGCGACCGAACTAGTCAAATGCACAGATGAATCTTTCAGTGTAATTTGAGAGCCAATTTAATAGTTTTGTCATTTGTGTACTGGCTCAACAGAATTATGTccaaagaatgattcattcacaaatctgaCACAACTCTAAGGTTACTCCATTCACTATAAGTAGCAATGAATGAACTAAAAAGTAAGTTTACCAAAATGAAATTgctgagagagatagagaagaaaaattgaataagtACAGGTATTTGAAAAAGGAATACCCCCCACCccacacctaaaaaaaaaaactaaaatactgtggaagataaacattttgaaaaattgtTTCAATTATTTTGTCTGTAAGAGAGTCAGTAAGGTCCAGTTATGTTGGACTTTCAGGAAGAATTcgtaaattacagtttaaaaaaaatcttcagaatatcttcttttgagctgcacagaaaaaaagttttggaaagacatgagtgtgagtaaatgatgacagaatttgccTTTGTGGTTAAACTTTCCCTTTAAGTAAAGTAACAGTAAAATTACTtgtaaaaatgcaaattttactgcacatttatgaaaaatatatttttgattttacAGTATCTTCAAAGGAGGTCCACTTACGGCGTTTCAACAGCAACATCCCGAAGGCCCGTATGAGGACTTTGAAGATGAGCATAGTCATAGTAACGTCTTTCATAGTTTGCTGGACGCCATACTACTTGCTGGGTCTCTGGTACTGGTTCCTTCCTGAGGATTTAGAAGAGACTGTTtctcactcactgactcacaTGCTGTTTATTTTCGGACTCTTCAATGCAATTCTGGATCCCATCACTTATGGCCTCTTCACCATCCATTTCCGCAAAGGACTGAAGCACTACTGTCACAACGTGGTCGTACACACAGAGTCAGAGAATAATTCTATCATGACGGGCTCATTGAAATGCTCACCATCCCCGTTTCGCATGAAAAGAGTGACCCAGACGAGTCCAGGAGCCGATCCGGAGCAGAATACGGTGGGTGGGGAAGATACGAAGGCAGCTGACAGTGAAAACAAGGAATAGTGGCAACCCTACTGATCCAGCCTTGAAAGTATCATTTGATTAAAGATATGGATGTGACAAGGTAGGCCTTGTACTGGCTGTCTAGCTGCTCACAAGAACAGTAAGACGACAACAAACTCCTGCCTGTTCT
Proteins encoded in this window:
- the LOC127934405 gene encoding putative gonadotropin-releasing hormone II receptor, with the translated sequence MNDSSPTSENIMFHQLTADVLNGSCDYTLPTCNNNTGEAALQLPTFSVAAKVRVIITFTLCAVSAVCNLSVLWAASTNNKRKSHVRILIINLTVADLLVTFIVMPVDAAWNITVQWLAGDLACRLLMFLKLVAMYSCAFVTVVISLDRQSAILNPLAINKAKKKNKIMLSVAWVMSVVLSVPQMFLFHNVTITVPANFTQCTTRGSFVKHWQETIYNMFTFTCLFLIPLAIMICCYTRILVEISGRMTKGNISSKEVHLRRFNSNIPKARMRTLKMSIVIVTSFIVCWTPYYLLGLWYWFLPEDLEETVSHSLTHMLFIFGLFNAILDPITYGLFTIHFRKGLKHYCHNVVVHTESENNSIMTGSLKCSPSPFRMKRVTQTSPGADPEQNTVGGEDTKAADSENKE